The Musa acuminata AAA Group cultivar baxijiao chromosome BXJ3-6, Cavendish_Baxijiao_AAA, whole genome shotgun sequence region ACAGGATGGTAGTGCTCTGTGAAAAGATCATGAAGTTGCACCTGGAGACCTGGCTGCAGTTGTTAGTTTTCTCATTTCTGGAGTCAGGTCAATTGAGCTACCATGAGTTTGCAAATAAACTTTTCATCAAATCTTTTGACACCTTTTAATCGGTATCTAAGCTATGCATCCATGCAAAGTTTCAATCGATACAAAGACTAGAATGTACAggatggttttttttttcatagGCTAATATATTTGGTAAAAGAAACTAATATATTAAAGTTTAAGCAATTTATTTTTTGATGCAGACCAAAATTACTATACAACACACAACAAAACAATCTCAAACTTCTCCAAAATGGCAGATGACCCTGATTTTCTTGTCAATGAATTGTTATTTTTCTTATATGATTTAGATAAAGAACGTTGAGAGGACCAAAAAATTTTGATAAGATATAAGATAAGAAGCTCATATAATCTAGGCTTAATAGCATCCCCGAGTCAGTAAATTATACAGATTTGGTATATGAATTGGTCCagagtatttataattaattattaaataatgtgaattttttatcaataattatTAAATTCAGAAGTTGAGGTATATGGCTTAGTTTTGATTGTTACTTTCTTAAGGAAGCAACATTGAAGTGGGAAGATGAAGATTTTCCATAGGTTTCTTCTTTTTAAAGACAACACTCGGATGATATGGCAAATAAGGCAAGAAATTGGAGGTTGGGATATTTGAAGGAAGACTTTTGACCTCAGTTTTCTAGTTGTTAGTTTTAGAATTTGCAAGTTTCTTGATCTGGGGATATAGGGTGTGTAATCCTCTATTTCCCTTATCAGTTCTACACCCTTCCTGAGCAAAGATAGCCACATCTTGAATGTCAATTTAATCCACAGTATTTAATCCATTTCAAGGGGTCTGAAAAGTTGCTTTGATTTGTTAAATAACCAAAATAGCTCTAGCCAACAAACTTGTATGTGCCAGATCTTGATGATTGAGATCTAAAACATGAGGCATAATCACCATCTCTTCTATTTAAGTCTCTGATGTTTCTTCATAAATCTGCAAGTACATGGATGTGAGCTGGTCCATGGTGCACATGAAAAGACATACagagttgatgatatcatttctaCCGACCCACTATAATACTTTGTAACTCTGCAAATTTTACTCGTTGGTTTAGGTTATTGTGGAAACCTAGCATATTCCATTAGAAAGATAAAAAACCTTAAAATGCTAAATTACTTACACCGATGTCTCTTTATGAAAAGCTACTGCAAGGATCCCTATGGGATATTGCAAAGAGAATTAAATCCCTACAGACGAACCAAGTTGAATGGAGAGAAGAATCTGATAAGAGGTATCATCTAGAATCTTTATTTGCAAACTGTGCAGTTCTTATGGATGGTCACTGTACTTGATATTACTTAGTTCACATTGGTGGTTGGTTATTTGGTTTTCATTGTTTTGAAATTGTGTTATATTTTCCTCCACATTCAAAAAAGATATACTGATCCAAGATTTTAGAATGCAATTTCGATTACGAACCAGCTTCTGCAAGAATTAGGTGGATAAATTACAACCATATTTAATCTGCTCCGTAAATCACGTAGGAGTGAACCAAAGCCTGCAGGTCTCTGACTTGAAGACATAAAACCAAGTGATGTTGCTTTTTCCCTTGCTATTAATCTGATCTTATAACAACAGTCATTACAGTCGGGAAAAAAGATCAGAGTGGCAGTGTGCCAGCTGAATCGATCTCTCATGTTAGTGGCCTTCTTTTTTAACAGATTGATTATGGAGTTATTTGGAGGATTATGCCCAGTATGATGTTTATGCACTTCAAGATTCATCAGTAAGTATTGACCTCTAAATTATGTGAGCACGCTTTTTACTCTAGTCTACAAATTTCTGAAATTTGCATACTGTTCTTGCAATTATTTTTACTATTATGTTTGTACATTATATCTTGAATCATATGATGTATTAGTCTGTATGCTTGTTTTATTATGTTATTGGTGTAACATTACCTTGAAATTGATTTCTTACCTATATATTGTGTCGTAATATTAatacaaattattataaaaaaagaaaacatttagAATCAACATTTTGTTTCTATGTGGTGACCTATTTGAATTTCATGAGATCAGAAGTCTTTCCCCTCAGTCAATAATATGaggtttttaatattttatttgtaacaaaaattttaaattacccTAATTGGGTTGAATCAAATGATATAGTCAAATGATATCATTAGTGGATTTTCCTTATATATAAATTGTAACAAGAGCAATTAATATTGCCATCATTCATGATCTCATTTAAGATATATGTAACTAAGAAATTGTAATTAGCGATTAAAGATTAAAATTgaatagaaaaatataatttaggATTAACTATAAAATCAAGTTTATATTATAGAAATGCCTAGTAGTAGAAGGTGATTATTTAGAACTATAatattcttttttacttttatcaATTTTTTGTTTGGGACCAACCCAAGTCACAGATCATGTTTTTAGTTTGATAATCTCCTTTTGTTCTTGTCTATACATGTTCTTCTGAAAGGATATCATTAagaatttctttaaaaaaatattataagtcgaGCTAGATAACTTGGAAGCTAAGTAATAATGGATATCACCATATTTTAAATATTGACTGAAACTGTTCGTTTTAGTCTGGATTCGAATGTTTTATAGTCAGATTGGCTTGTAAATTGTTGCAAATTAGCTAATCTAAAGACACTGAACTGCTTGTTAGAACAGGATAGGCAACAAAACATATCTTTAGGGCTTTAATTTAGTAAGACTTACTAAACGTAAAGCATGATTAAGATACTAGTTAGTAGAAATTTATGGTGGTTGCATTTGTTGTATCCTTCTTCTTTATGCAAATTGGTTTGTCAACTTAACATAATGGGTTGGGGTTGACATTGATCGTAAAGCTTAGAGCTTGAAAGAGACCCATTAGAAAAATATGGCTAGGCTGCCAGACTACGTCTTAGATATACTTGATTAATGCAGTTTCCTACTTTTGTggccttttcttttgtatatgctgCGAATTACTGTGACAGCGGCAGGTGGCCATAGAACAGATTAGGAGCACCAACCACGCTTCTCTCCCATCTAACTTTCCCTCTAGTTTGTTATTGTTTGAGGTGTGGTAGGCTGCTCCTACTTTacttgttattttttttaaagataagtAGTGTGGTAGGCTATTCCAACTTTATTTGCTAgttttttttaagataaataatGAAAATAGTATTTGAATCCAGAACATTACGATGTTGCGATAAGATCTTTACCAGATAAATTAGTTAGCACATTCATAAGATGAAGGTAGATCATCGAGGAACTTAACTAAATTATGCtgtaatttaagttaaagaaaagaaTGAGGTGTGGATCTTGATCGCCTTCATCAGGGCCGCATTAGATGATCTAACCTAGAGGTTGGATCCAGTCTGTGGCCAACCTATCCTGTCCCGTGATTGAGAGTTAGAAGGAGAATATTAAAGAAAGCCAAAGATCAAATGCGCAGAGCCAAAAAGGCCAATTTGGGATGTCAATTCGGTCCTTGTGGATGACCAAATGGCAATTTCCATTAACTAAGTTGACCTCTCTTTTACACGTGAATACTTGGTTCTCGATTCCCTCTTCTACTCGAGCAATGCTCGTGTCATCAACATCGGCCATGACATGCTCGATGTCGATGCGATCAGTGCTGTAGATGAAATCGCTGCTGCTTGTGCCGCCGCTATCCCCTCTGTTTACTGATCGGTCGTCTTCGGTGATGGAACCCGTCGCCGGGAGGCTGTCCTCCCCGGCGTCGCTTCTCACCGTCACCCAACCGTCATTCCACGTCCAACTAGGAGCGCCGCCTCCGATCAAGCACTGCATCCTCTCGGATGGATCCTCCGATCGTTCTCCGACCGCCTCGTCGCCCTCGTCGGCGAGCGACTCCCAGAAGGCCTGATCGAGAGTGCTCCTGGGTGAAACGCGGTCGTAATTTGTGCCGGAGTCGGGTCGAGGGCACGCAAAGCAAGCGGCAACAAATGGGTGTCGGAGAAGTTGCTCCGCCGTCCACCGCTCCCGGGGATCCCTTCTCAAGCACCTGCTCAGGAAGTCCTTCCCCTCGGCGGAGATCCAGCTGGGGAACTCCGGTACGTCGGCGGAAAAGGCGATTCGGTGGAGGGCACTGACGGGGTCCGCCATGTGCGGCCATGGCGGCCGCCCCGTGGCCATCTCGATGGTTGTGCAGCCTAGGGCCCAGACGTCCGCCGGCGCGCTCTGCTCCTCCCCTCGCGCCACCTCCGGCGCCATGAACATGGGCGTGCCCCTCGGCTGATGGCGTTCTTCGTCACCATCAACCTTACGCGCGCACCCGAAATCGGCGATCTTCGCCCGCCCATCGGAGCAAATTAGAACGTTTTGGCTCTTCAGGTCGCAGTGGACGACGCCGTTGGAGTGGAGGTAAACCAGTCCGCTGAGGATGTCGTGAAGGTAGGACCGGATGGCGAGCTCGTCGAGCCGACCGCTCTGCCTCTTGATCTCATCGGATAGCGAGCCTCCGGGGGCGTACTCCATAAAGAGATTGTAGTGGAAACCAGCGCCGGGCGCGTGCGGGGGGGCGACATCGAACCCCAAGTAGGAGACGACGAAGGGGGAATCCAGCGCGGAGAGGAGCCTCTGCTCCCCGCGTAGGGAGCAAAGCTCCGAGGACTTGACCGCAAAGACCTGGCCGGAGGCCATCGAAGTGGCGAGGGAGACGGTAGCGGAGGCTCCGCGGCCGATGATCCGGCCACGGCGCCACTCACCAATCTCCATGGCTCAAGAGAAGGCGAATAGTCACCGAGGTGTTCGACGTGTGACCTCGTCTTGAGAAAGAACGGAACTCAGCGAGGAccttcacatatatatatgtgggtGGAAGTTTTCTGGGTTGGTTTCTGGCGTGCGCGCTTTGATTCTCTTCTTACTTGGGCGGCCACAGAAAGTCGCCGCTGGCCCAAGGCGGCCGTGCACGCGCCTGTTGAAGTCAATCAGTACATCGCTCCCTGACCACCTCCCAAACCGAGCAAAATAAATCTGCATGGAAAAGTAAAAGACACATGCTCCACGACATGCAGCAGAGCAGCTACCTTTCCAACACGCATGGCACGTGCAGCCAAAGCTGCTTGATGTGTTAAGTAGCTATTTCTCAATCCTATACTTATCTTCGTAGCGGTGATGCCAGTGCTGGCTTGAAGATAAAGGGTGGATATGCCGCCTATTAAAATTGTGTACAGAAGAGTGGAGTAAGTGGAGAGTGGTAGATGCTGTTAATTTATTCCCATATGTGAGCATATGCTTGATAGGTGATCTACCAAGACTTCAAGAGGTTGGCATTGCGTCTCGCAATTGTTGACGATTAGATTAGATAGATTCATGGCACCTAGCTATATTCTTGGATTGATCCATTAGGATTGGCTTTATTATGTACCGCCTTTAGGTGGCCCTG contains the following coding sequences:
- the LOC135640667 gene encoding mitogen-activated protein kinase kinase kinase 17-like, yielding MEIGEWRRGRIIGRGASATVSLATSMASGQVFAVKSSELCSLRGEQRLLSALDSPFVVSYLGFDVAPPHAPGAGFHYNLFMEYAPGGSLSDEIKRQSGRLDELAIRSYLHDILSGLVYLHSNGVVHCDLKSQNVLICSDGRAKIADFGCARKVDGDEERHQPRGTPMFMAPEVARGEEQSAPADVWALGCTTIEMATGRPPWPHMADPVSALHRIAFSADVPEFPSWISAEGKDFLSRCLRRDPRERWTAEQLLRHPFVAACFACPRPDSGTNYDRVSPRSTLDQAFWESLADEGDEAVGERSEDPSERMQCLIGGGAPSWTWNDGWVTVRSDAGEDSLPATGSITEDDRSVNRGDSGGTSSSDFIYSTDRIDIEHVMADVDDTSIARVEEGIENQVFTCKREVNLVNGNCHLVIHKDRIDIPNWPFWLCAFDLWLSLIFSF